One part of the Corynebacterium sp. CNCTC7651 genome encodes these proteins:
- a CDS encoding adenylate kinase produces the protein MRLVLLGPPGAGKGTQAAILSEKLGIPHISTGDLFRANIGEGTPLGVEAKSYIDAGKLVPTDVTARMVEARLNEPDAADGFLLDGFPRTVEQAEILTDLLSKSGHSLDGVLNFVVDEDVVVERMLARGRADDNEDTIRTRLAVYRDETAPLIDHYGDEIISIDAVGDVDEINARTMEQLGK, from the coding sequence ATGCGTCTCGTTCTCCTTGGCCCTCCCGGCGCCGGCAAGGGCACCCAGGCAGCCATCCTCTCCGAAAAGCTGGGCATCCCCCACATCTCCACCGGCGACCTCTTCCGCGCCAACATCGGTGAGGGCACCCCGCTGGGCGTTGAGGCGAAGAGCTACATCGATGCCGGCAAGCTGGTTCCCACCGACGTCACCGCCCGCATGGTTGAGGCCCGCCTGAACGAGCCGGATGCCGCAGACGGCTTCCTCCTCGACGGCTTCCCGCGCACCGTGGAGCAGGCGGAGATCCTCACCGATCTGCTGAGCAAGTCCGGCCACTCCCTCGACGGCGTGCTGAACTTTGTGGTGGACGAGGACGTGGTGGTGGAGCGCATGCTCGCCCGCGGCCGCGCAGACGACAACGAGGACACCATCCGCACCCGCCTCGCCGTCTACCGCGACGAGACCGCCCCGCTGATCGACCACTACGGCGACGAGATCATCTCCATCGACGCTGTCGGCGACGTGGACGAGATCAACGCCCGCACCATGGAGCAGCTGGGCAAGTAG
- a CDS encoding HNH endonuclease signature motif containing protein, which yields MYTTELEQFGRLPADVPAAFFRAAMVSNANEIVYSIRLHHESTNSAKAMLLLDIARFDELELAGHFGARSTARWLERELGYPTSTAYEYVSVARRLKNFPLLIDIFREGAIEYTVVRFLVRFMTPENERELVDLARRLPFPELQKALAGLEDQDQKDKDPDEPYFKLNERRDGMLHGEFLLPAVSGEFLRAALKIAELIGNGQGGLSADNMAKLLKQMGGDEEDEESSDENVTDPVEPIAPDLGEELTLEELEATDDWGSFGDEADFALLEPFGDPVEEVYPAEQTREPRKDTKLTADKVLRVPSRFGPPVKENLYPAFLTMISMVRSLPISAVRAPGAQVTFMITEDGRSWMPENPQIPSRALATYVNDAIARCHLLSKSGLTMHYGRERRLASDAQVNALLDVWGRQCAMPGCTHSRYIEIHHLREWADGGATDIENLIPLCSSCHSLVSHGSATIDVNGPMLEFSFSNGSRFRSLNRSLPEVVFTPQV from the coding sequence ATGTACACAACCGAATTGGAACAATTTGGCCGGCTACCAGCTGATGTCCCAGCCGCGTTTTTTCGCGCCGCGATGGTGTCCAACGCCAACGAGATCGTGTACTCGATTCGCCTCCATCACGAATCCACCAATAGCGCGAAGGCGATGCTGCTACTGGACATCGCGCGTTTCGACGAGTTGGAGCTCGCCGGCCATTTCGGCGCCCGCAGTACCGCGCGCTGGCTTGAGCGCGAGCTGGGCTACCCCACTTCCACTGCATACGAGTACGTTTCCGTCGCACGCAGGCTGAAGAACTTTCCCCTGCTTATCGACATTTTCCGCGAGGGTGCTATCGAATACACCGTTGTCCGCTTCCTAGTGCGGTTCATGACGCCCGAGAACGAACGTGAGCTGGTGGACCTCGCCCGCCGCCTTCCCTTCCCTGAACTTCAGAAGGCCCTGGCGGGACTAGAGGACCAGGATCAAAAGGATAAGGACCCGGACGAACCGTATTTCAAACTCAATGAGCGCCGCGACGGCATGCTGCACGGGGAGTTTCTCTTGCCTGCTGTTTCCGGCGAGTTTCTGCGGGCAGCCTTGAAGATTGCGGAACTGATCGGCAACGGCCAAGGGGGCCTTAGCGCCGACAACATGGCCAAGCTGCTCAAACAGATGGGCGGGGACGAGGAAGATGAGGAGTCCAGCGACGAAAACGTCACGGATCCAGTGGAGCCAATCGCCCCTGACCTGGGAGAAGAACTCACCTTAGAGGAGCTCGAGGCTACCGACGATTGGGGCAGCTTTGGCGACGAGGCCGATTTCGCGCTGCTGGAACCGTTCGGTGACCCGGTGGAGGAGGTCTATCCCGCTGAGCAGACCCGCGAGCCGCGGAAGGACACCAAGCTCACCGCAGACAAGGTTCTGCGGGTGCCCAGCCGCTTCGGCCCGCCGGTAAAAGAGAACCTCTACCCCGCATTTCTCACCATGATTAGCATGGTCCGGTCTCTGCCCATCAGCGCCGTACGCGCCCCGGGGGCTCAGGTGACCTTCATGATTACGGAGGACGGCCGGTCCTGGATGCCCGAGAATCCCCAAATCCCGTCCCGCGCTCTGGCAACCTACGTCAACGACGCGATTGCGCGCTGCCACTTGCTGAGCAAGTCGGGTTTGACCATGCACTACGGAAGGGAGCGTCGATTAGCATCAGACGCCCAGGTCAACGCATTGCTGGACGTGTGGGGGCGGCAGTGCGCGATGCCGGGGTGCACGCACTCCCGCTATATCGAGATTCACCACCTGCGCGAATGGGCCGACGGCGGTGCGACCGACATCGAAAATCTCATCCCGCTCTGCTCGAGCTGCCACTCACTGGTCAGTCACGGGAGCGCGACGATCGATGTCAACGGCCCGATGCTTGAATTCAGTTTCTCCAACGGATCCCGCTTCCGCTCGCTGAACCGCAGCCTCCCGGAGGTGGTGTTCACGCCCCAGGTATGA
- the map gene encoding type I methionyl aminopeptidase yields the protein MAFRKRKIAAKTPAELDAMEAAGRVVGLALQEVRAAARPGATTLDLDNVAETVIRDHGAVPTFLGYNGFPGSICASVNEVVVHGIPSASIVLKEGDLVSVDCGATLDGWVGDSAWSFGVGELAPDVEKLNRATEWVLAEGLKAMVPGNKLTDVSHALEVATRAAEERFGVQLGILDGYGGHGIGRTMHEEPYLANEGRPNRGPLIQEGSVLAIEPMLILGGETDSEVLADEWTVVTADGSPAAHWEHTVAATAKGPRILTPREG from the coding sequence ATGGCGTTCCGGAAACGCAAAATCGCTGCCAAAACACCCGCGGAGCTCGACGCCATGGAGGCTGCCGGCCGCGTGGTAGGCCTCGCCCTCCAGGAGGTCCGCGCCGCAGCTCGCCCAGGTGCTACCACGCTGGACCTGGACAACGTCGCAGAAACCGTGATCCGCGACCACGGGGCCGTGCCCACGTTCCTGGGCTACAACGGGTTTCCCGGCTCCATCTGCGCGTCGGTAAACGAGGTGGTGGTGCACGGGATACCGTCGGCAAGCATTGTGCTCAAGGAGGGCGACCTAGTGTCGGTGGATTGCGGTGCCACCCTGGATGGATGGGTGGGCGACTCCGCGTGGTCTTTTGGCGTGGGGGAGCTCGCGCCCGACGTGGAAAAGCTGAACCGCGCGACCGAGTGGGTGCTCGCTGAGGGGCTCAAGGCGATGGTGCCGGGCAACAAGCTCACCGATGTGTCCCACGCGCTCGAGGTGGCTACCCGCGCGGCGGAGGAGCGCTTTGGCGTGCAGCTGGGCATCTTGGACGGCTACGGCGGCCACGGTATCGGCCGGACGATGCACGAGGAGCCGTACCTGGCCAACGAGGGCCGTCCAAACCGCGGCCCGCTGATCCAGGAGGGGTCTGTGCTGGCGATCGAGCCCATGCTGATCCTCGGCGGGGAGACAGATTCCGAGGTACTTGCGGACGAATGGACGGTTGTCACGGCGGATGGCTCACCAGCGGCGCACTGGGAGCACACAGTCGCCGCGACGGCAAAGGGGCCGCGCATTCTCACTCCGCGCGAGGGATAA
- the truA gene encoding tRNA pseudouridine(38-40) synthase TruA, with translation MRIRLDIAYDGTDFHGWARQKGDVRTVQATIEDALTLVLRTPITLTVAGRTDAGVHASRQVAHADIPAESLDQRSLGGDPAQLERRLAKLLPEDVRVFAVREAHPLFDARFAALTRSYTYRVTTNPAGALPTRSRDTAVWGKPIELDRAQAAADILVGLKDFAAFCKPREHATTIRDVQAFTWHDVSTAHELSLYEARITADAFCWNMVRALTAACLTVGEGSRDLDWVTGLLGKDARDPEVRLAPAKGLTLTDVSYPRDEDLAARVDITRDRRTL, from the coding sequence ATGCGCATCCGCCTGGACATCGCCTACGACGGCACCGACTTCCACGGCTGGGCCCGCCAAAAAGGCGACGTGCGTACCGTCCAGGCCACGATCGAGGACGCGCTCACCCTCGTGTTACGCACGCCCATCACGCTCACCGTCGCCGGGCGTACCGACGCCGGTGTTCACGCCTCCCGCCAAGTAGCCCACGCCGACATCCCAGCTGAGAGCCTGGATCAGCGCTCGCTCGGCGGCGATCCGGCGCAACTTGAGCGTCGATTAGCAAAGCTCCTCCCCGAAGACGTGCGGGTCTTCGCCGTGCGGGAGGCACACCCGCTTTTCGACGCCCGCTTTGCCGCCCTCACTCGCTCCTACACCTATCGGGTGACCACCAACCCGGCTGGCGCACTGCCGACGCGCTCGCGGGACACCGCAGTGTGGGGCAAGCCGATCGAGTTGGACCGAGCGCAGGCGGCGGCGGACATCCTTGTCGGATTGAAGGACTTCGCAGCCTTCTGCAAACCGCGGGAGCACGCGACCACGATCCGGGACGTGCAAGCGTTTACCTGGCACGATGTCTCCACCGCGCATGAGCTGTCGCTGTACGAGGCGCGCATTACCGCCGACGCCTTCTGCTGGAACATGGTCCGCGCCCTGACCGCCGCCTGTTTGACAGTGGGGGAGGGCAGCCGCGACCTGGATTGGGTCACGGGCCTGCTGGGGAAGGACGCGCGGGACCCTGAGGTCCGGCTCGCTCCCGCGAAGGGCTTGACGCTTACCGACGTTTCCTACCCCCGCGACGAAGACCTTGCCGCCCGAGTGGATATCACTCGCGACCGGCGCACTCTGTAG
- the rpsD gene encoding 30S ribosomal protein S4, whose protein sequence is MARYTGPATRKSRRLRVDLVGGDMSFERRPYPPGQAGRARIKESEYLLQLQEKQKARFTYGVMEKQFRRYYEEANRLPGKTGDNLLVLLESRLDNVVYRAGLARTRRQARQLVSHGHFTVNGKAIDVPSFKVSQYDIIDVRDKSRSMLWFEEAQDNLLDAVVPAWLQVVPDTLRILVHQLPERAQIDVPLQEQLIVELYSK, encoded by the coding sequence ATGGCTCGTTACACCGGCCCTGCTACCCGTAAGTCCCGTCGCCTCCGCGTCGACCTTGTCGGCGGCGACATGTCCTTCGAGCGCCGCCCGTACCCCCCGGGGCAGGCTGGCCGCGCTCGCATCAAGGAGTCTGAGTACCTGCTCCAGCTGCAGGAGAAGCAGAAGGCTCGCTTCACCTACGGCGTGATGGAGAAGCAGTTCCGCCGCTACTACGAGGAGGCTAACCGCCTCCCGGGCAAGACCGGCGACAACCTGCTCGTGCTGCTTGAGTCCCGCCTGGACAACGTGGTGTACCGCGCTGGTCTGGCTCGCACCCGCCGCCAGGCACGCCAGCTGGTTTCCCACGGCCACTTCACCGTGAACGGCAAGGCGATCGACGTGCCGTCCTTCAAGGTCTCCCAGTACGACATCATCGACGTGCGCGACAAGTCCCGCTCGATGCTGTGGTTCGAAGAGGCTCAGGACAACCTGCTCGACGCTGTCGTGCCGGCTTGGCTCCAGGTCGTCCCGGACACCCTGCGCATCCTCGTGCACCAGCTGCCCGAGCGCGCTCAGATCGACGTTCCGCTGCAGGAGCAGCTCATCGTCGAGCTCTACTCGAAGTAA
- the rpsK gene encoding 30S ribosomal protein S11 — protein sequence MPPKTRAGARRGRRVVKKNVAAGHAYIKSTFNNTIVSITDPSGAVISWASSGHVGFKGSRKSTPFAAQMAAENAARKAMEHGMKKVDVFVKGPGSGRETAIRSLQAAGLEVSSISDVTPQPFNGCRPPKRRRV from the coding sequence ATGCCTCCTAAGACTCGTGCTGGCGCGCGTCGTGGACGTCGCGTCGTAAAGAAGAATGTGGCCGCCGGCCACGCATACATCAAGTCCACCTTCAACAACACCATCGTGTCCATCACGGACCCGTCCGGTGCTGTGATCTCCTGGGCGTCCTCCGGCCACGTCGGCTTCAAGGGCTCCCGCAAGTCCACTCCGTTCGCTGCGCAGATGGCTGCTGAGAACGCTGCCCGCAAGGCAATGGAGCACGGCATGAAGAAGGTTGACGTTTTTGTCAAGGGTCCGGGCTCCGGCCGCGAGACCGCTATCCGTTCTCTCCAGGCTGCTGGCCTGGAGGTGTCCTCGATCTCCGACGTGACGCCGCAGCCGTTCAACGGTTGCCGTCCGCCGAAGCGTCGTCGCGTTTAA
- the rpsM gene encoding 30S ribosomal protein S13: protein MARLAGVDLPRNKRMEIALTYIYGIGPTRAKELLEKTGISPDLRTDNLSDDQLAALRDAIESSYTVEGDLRREVQADIRRKIEIGSYQGLRHRRGLPVRGQRTKTNARTRKGPKKTIAGKKK from the coding sequence ATGGCACGTCTTGCTGGTGTTGATCTGCCGCGCAACAAGCGCATGGAGATCGCACTGACCTACATCTACGGCATCGGCCCGACCCGAGCCAAGGAACTGCTCGAGAAGACGGGCATTTCTCCTGACCTGCGCACGGACAACTTGAGCGACGACCAGCTCGCCGCACTGCGTGATGCCATCGAGTCCTCCTACACCGTGGAGGGCGACCTGCGCCGCGAGGTTCAGGCTGACATCCGCCGCAAGATTGAGATCGGCTCCTACCAGGGTCTGCGCCACCGCCGCGGCCTGCCGGTTCGCGGCCAGCGCACGAAGACCAACGCGCGTACCCGCAAGGGCCCGAAGAAGACCATCGCAGGAAAGAAGAAGTAA
- a CDS encoding L,D-transpeptidase translates to MSYTPRHAKPSAFKRRAAAIAAGTTLAATLAASPVTASAQSIADTSSLSSLSSANPLLSQANSQFAALSSNTSQAARDSAWNTRNSLHAQADGLGRLDPNLPAQVKGSIDQAVETFFPGLIAERTAPPAPAPAPAPAPAPEAVPAPAPAPAFDYGACPKSAKACVDIAGQRSWLQKDGQVYYGSVRISTGMPGYETPRGTYYVNRKVKDEISWEFNNAPMPYAVYFTNNGIAFHQGDPAYKSHGCIRMYRADAQKYFADLQIGDKVVVY, encoded by the coding sequence ATGTCGTACACACCCCGCCACGCCAAGCCGTCCGCGTTCAAGCGCCGCGCCGCAGCGATTGCTGCCGGCACCACGCTCGCGGCCACGCTTGCTGCTAGCCCGGTAACCGCCTCGGCACAGTCGATTGCGGATACGTCCTCGCTCTCCTCGCTGAGCAGCGCCAACCCGCTGCTGTCGCAGGCCAACTCCCAGTTCGCCGCACTGAGCTCCAACACCTCCCAGGCTGCGCGTGATTCCGCGTGGAACACCCGAAACTCCCTGCACGCGCAGGCGGACGGCCTGGGCCGCCTTGACCCGAACCTGCCGGCTCAGGTCAAGGGCTCGATCGATCAGGCTGTGGAGACCTTCTTCCCTGGCCTGATCGCGGAGCGCACCGCGCCGCCGGCTCCGGCACCTGCGCCGGCTCCGGCCCCCGCGCCGGAAGCTGTGCCTGCTCCGGCACCGGCTCCCGCCTTCGACTACGGCGCCTGCCCGAAGAGCGCAAAGGCTTGCGTGGACATCGCCGGGCAGCGTTCCTGGCTGCAGAAGGACGGCCAAGTCTACTACGGCTCGGTGCGCATCTCCACCGGCATGCCGGGGTATGAGACCCCGCGTGGCACGTACTACGTCAACCGCAAGGTGAAGGACGAGATCTCCTGGGAGTTCAACAACGCACCGATGCCGTACGCGGTGTACTTCACCAACAACGGCATCGCGTTCCACCAGGGCGACCCAGCGTACAAGTCCCACGGTTGCATCCGCATGTACCGCGCGGACGCACAGAAGTACTTTGCGGATCTGCAGATCGGCGACAAGGTGGTTGTCTACTAA
- the infA gene encoding translation initiation factor IF-1: protein MAKEGAIEVEGRIVEPLKNAMFRVELDNGHEVLAHISGKMRQHYIRILPEDRVIVELSPYDLDRGRITYRYK from the coding sequence ATGGCAAAAGAAGGCGCAATCGAGGTTGAGGGCCGAATCGTCGAGCCCTTGAAGAACGCGATGTTCCGTGTCGAGTTGGACAACGGGCACGAGGTTCTGGCCCACATCAGTGGCAAGATGCGCCAGCACTACATCCGCATCCTCCCGGAGGACCGCGTCATCGTGGAGCTTTCCCCGTATGACCTGGACCGCGGGCGTATTACTTACCGCTACAAGTAA
- the rplQ gene encoding 50S ribosomal protein L17 encodes MPTPKKGARLGGSAKHQEHILANQAQSLFEHGAIKTTEAKAKMLRPYAEKLITKAKRGTLADRRAVAAELPNKDVVAYLFNELAPKFEGREGGYTRSIKLENRAGDNAPMVHISLVTEELVSTAATRTARAAASREAQAAQAAPAAEAPAAEEPATDEPAVEQNEAVAEEVAEAKQSAEAEAAQASDEAAVEAQAAEPETPEQEQQK; translated from the coding sequence ATGCCTACCCCTAAGAAGGGTGCCCGTCTCGGAGGGTCCGCCAAGCACCAGGAGCACATCCTGGCTAACCAGGCGCAGTCCCTCTTCGAGCACGGCGCTATCAAGACCACCGAGGCTAAGGCGAAGATGCTTCGCCCGTACGCCGAGAAGCTGATCACCAAGGCAAAGCGCGGCACGCTGGCTGACCGTCGCGCTGTCGCCGCTGAGCTGCCGAACAAGGACGTTGTTGCATACCTGTTCAACGAACTTGCTCCGAAGTTCGAGGGCCGCGAGGGTGGCTACACCCGCTCCATCAAGCTGGAGAACCGCGCCGGCGACAACGCACCGATGGTGCACATTTCCCTGGTGACCGAGGAGCTCGTCTCCACGGCCGCTACCCGCACCGCACGCGCTGCCGCATCCCGCGAGGCTCAGGCAGCTCAGGCTGCCCCGGCTGCTGAGGCACCGGCTGCTGAGGAGCCGGCAACCGACGAGCCGGCTGTGGAGCAGAACGAGGCTGTAGCGGAGGAGGTCGCTGAGGCCAAGCAGTCCGCTGAGGCCGAGGCTGCCCAGGCTTCCGACGAGGCCGCTGTCGAGGCTCAGGCTGCTGAGCCGGAGACCCCGGAGCAGGAGCAGCAGAAGTAG
- the secY gene encoding preprotein translocase subunit SecY gives MSAIAQVFKDPDLRKKVLITLALMILYRIGAQIPTPGVDYALINQRLQDISQGEQATMFSVISLFSGGALLQLSIFAIGIMPYITASIIVQLLTVVIPKFEELKKEGQAGQTKMTQYTRYLTVALALLQSAGIVALADREQLLGRGMPVLVEDRNVWTLLMMIIVMTSGAVLIMWLGEIITEKGVGNGMSLLIFAGIATRIPQEGVFIWNNSGPVTFFLVLGAVILLVVGIIFIEQGQRRIPVQYAKRMVGRRQYGGSSTYLPLKVNQAGVIPVIFASSLMYVPVLITQIVTMNQPAPPDNWWMNHVMAWLQNPGSWQYILTYVVLIIFFSYFYVSIQYDPVEQADNMKKYGGFIPGIRPGRATAEYLAFVMNRLLFVGSIYLAAIAVLPNLAMDAGISGSGGGGMSAFGGTAILIMVSVALTTVKQIESQLLQSNYEGLLR, from the coding sequence GTGTCCGCAATTGCTCAGGTGTTTAAGGATCCTGATCTCCGCAAGAAGGTTCTGATCACCCTTGCACTCATGATTCTGTACCGCATTGGCGCGCAGATCCCCACGCCTGGCGTGGATTACGCGCTGATCAACCAGCGTCTGCAAGACATCTCGCAGGGCGAGCAGGCCACGATGTTCTCGGTCATCAGCCTCTTCTCCGGCGGCGCGCTGCTGCAGCTCTCAATCTTCGCCATCGGCATCATGCCGTACATCACGGCGTCCATCATCGTGCAGCTGCTCACGGTGGTCATTCCTAAATTCGAAGAACTGAAGAAGGAAGGCCAAGCCGGCCAGACGAAGATGACGCAGTACACGCGTTACCTCACCGTCGCACTGGCGCTCTTGCAGTCCGCAGGCATTGTCGCGTTGGCGGACCGCGAGCAGCTCTTGGGCCGCGGCATGCCGGTGCTGGTGGAAGACCGCAATGTGTGGACGCTGCTGATGATGATCATTGTGATGACATCGGGCGCGGTGCTGATCATGTGGCTGGGCGAGATCATCACCGAGAAGGGCGTGGGCAACGGTATGTCCCTGCTCATCTTCGCCGGTATTGCCACTCGCATCCCGCAAGAGGGCGTGTTCATTTGGAACAACTCCGGCCCGGTCACCTTCTTCCTGGTGCTTGGCGCGGTGATCCTCCTTGTGGTCGGCATCATCTTCATCGAGCAGGGCCAGCGCCGCATTCCGGTGCAGTACGCGAAGCGCATGGTGGGCCGCCGCCAGTACGGCGGTTCCTCCACCTACCTGCCGCTCAAGGTCAACCAGGCCGGCGTGATTCCGGTGATCTTCGCTTCCTCCCTGATGTACGTCCCGGTGCTGATCACCCAGATTGTCACCATGAACCAGCCCGCCCCGCCGGATAACTGGTGGATGAACCACGTCATGGCGTGGCTGCAGAACCCGGGCTCCTGGCAGTACATCCTGACCTACGTTGTCCTGATCATCTTCTTCTCCTACTTCTACGTCTCCATCCAGTACGACCCGGTTGAGCAGGCGGACAACATGAAGAAGTACGGCGGCTTCATTCCGGGTATCCGCCCGGGCCGCGCAACGGCTGAGTACCTCGCCTTTGTTATGAACAGGCTCCTGTTCGTAGGCTCCATCTACCTCGCCGCAATCGCGGTGCTGCCGAACCTGGCCATGGATGCCGGTATCTCCGGCTCCGGCGGCGGTGGCATGAGCGCGTTCGGTGGTACCGCCATCCTGATTATGGTCTCCGTGGCCCTGACCACGGTGAAGCAAATTGAATCCCAACTTCTCCAATCCAACTACGAAGGACTTTTGCGATAA
- a CDS encoding DNA-directed RNA polymerase subunit alpha, with protein sequence MLISQRPQLTEEYIDTNRSKFVIEPLEPGFGYTLGNSLRRTLLSSIPGAAVTSIKIDGVLHEFTTINGIKENVSEIVLNVKDLVLSSDSDEPVVMYLSVEGPGDVTAGDIEPPAGVEIHNPDLHIASLNEQARLEMELVVERGRGYVPAMPNSGGEVGRIPVDQIYSPVTRVAYKVEATRVEQRTDFDKLIIDVETKNSMSARDALASAGSTLVELFGLARELNTAAEGIEIGPSPQETEYIAAYNLPIEDLNFSVRSYNCLKRQEISTVGELAEYTESDLLDIRNFGQKSINEVKIKLASLGLTLKDAPEDFDPTQIEGYDAETGDYLDTSAEDTE encoded by the coding sequence ATGCTCATCTCTCAGCGTCCGCAACTGACTGAGGAATACATCGATACCAACCGTTCGAAGTTCGTCATCGAGCCGCTCGAGCCTGGTTTCGGCTACACCCTCGGCAACTCCCTGCGCCGCACGCTGCTGTCCTCCATTCCGGGCGCAGCTGTGACCTCCATCAAGATCGACGGTGTGCTCCACGAGTTCACTACGATCAACGGCATCAAGGAGAACGTCTCTGAGATCGTGCTCAACGTGAAGGACCTGGTGCTGTCCTCCGACTCTGACGAGCCGGTTGTCATGTACCTGTCCGTTGAGGGCCCGGGCGACGTGACCGCTGGCGACATTGAGCCGCCGGCTGGTGTGGAGATTCACAACCCGGATCTGCACATCGCGTCTCTGAACGAGCAGGCTCGCCTCGAGATGGAGCTTGTTGTCGAGCGCGGCCGCGGCTACGTCCCGGCCATGCCCAACTCCGGTGGCGAGGTTGGCCGCATCCCGGTCGACCAGATTTACTCCCCGGTAACCCGTGTTGCCTACAAGGTTGAGGCAACTCGTGTTGAGCAGCGCACCGACTTTGACAAGCTGATCATCGACGTGGAGACCAAGAACTCCATGAGCGCCCGCGATGCACTGGCTTCCGCAGGTTCCACCCTGGTGGAGCTGTTCGGACTGGCACGCGAGCTCAACACCGCAGCCGAGGGCATTGAGATTGGCCCGTCCCCGCAGGAGACGGAGTACATCGCTGCCTACAACCTGCCCATCGAGGACCTGAACTTCTCTGTGCGCTCCTACAACTGCCTGAAGCGCCAGGAGATCAGCACTGTCGGTGAGCTCGCTGAGTACACCGAGTCTGACCTGCTGGACATCCGCAACTTCGGCCAGAAGTCCATCAACGAGGTCAAGATCAAGCTTGCCAGCCTCGGACTGACGCTGAAGGACGCACCGGAAGATTTCGACCCGACCCAGATCGAGGGCTACGATGCCGAGACCGGCGACTACCTCGACACCAGCGCGGAAGACACCGAGTAG